A genomic segment from Streptomyces sp. NBC_00654 encodes:
- a CDS encoding ATP-binding cassette domain-containing protein, producing MLQAIGLTSKPRRDALPAVGDLSFEARPGRVTALLGAPGSGKTTALRLMLELDAGRGVTYFRGRPLHRIAHPAREVGVLLGDVPGHPARTARGQLRMLCAAAGVPAARADEVLEVVGLAGLGDQRIGTLSVGMDRRLALASALLGDPHTLLLDEPAEGLSPRENSWLYGLLRAHAAQGGTVLCAVGDPKEAARTADRVVTIDGGRLVADQDVADFSRTRLRPRVAVRTPHAARLAAVVAREARAGRRSVEVVTEASSRLSVYGSSCAEIGDTAFRHGVPVHQLADETGDTGPVVTGDAGAVPRRASSVARSEPPPPIPVRPARGPLRPLRYELRRLLGVRTTAMITATVLLASAGLAVLLARADGTPLPHLLAAWPALLPLPPAALGAGLIGALSFGDEFRYPALAAGRGTVPRRLGLLLAKLAVTAGTALLLALLVVLCDAQAIRLVYGEELIKVPANLAPLAASWAGLTVGCAWAGLLAAGIFRVAGAGVAAVLAVPVLIVPLVRKVLEGPAARSAAGLPGRLRELAWWQLPHEADRWVLAVVRVVAQPVGTALALSLSALICAYLFTSLRGRARW from the coding sequence ATGCTCCAGGCCATCGGACTCACCAGCAAACCCCGCCGCGACGCCTTGCCCGCCGTGGGCGATCTGTCCTTCGAGGCCCGGCCCGGCCGCGTCACCGCGCTGCTCGGTGCTCCGGGCTCCGGGAAGACCACGGCACTGCGCCTGATGCTCGAACTCGACGCCGGGCGAGGCGTCACCTACTTCCGCGGGCGGCCGTTGCACCGTATCGCCCACCCGGCGCGCGAGGTGGGCGTCCTTCTCGGAGACGTTCCCGGTCACCCCGCCCGTACGGCCCGGGGTCAGCTCCGTATGCTCTGCGCGGCCGCGGGCGTACCCGCCGCCCGCGCCGACGAGGTGCTCGAAGTCGTCGGCCTCGCCGGACTGGGGGACCAGCGCATCGGCACCCTCTCGGTGGGCATGGACCGTCGCCTCGCTCTCGCGTCCGCGCTTCTGGGGGACCCGCACACACTGCTCCTCGACGAACCCGCCGAAGGCCTCTCGCCCCGGGAGAACAGTTGGCTGTACGGGCTGTTGCGTGCCCACGCCGCCCAGGGAGGAACGGTGCTGTGCGCCGTCGGTGATCCCAAGGAGGCGGCCCGTACCGCCGACCGTGTCGTCACCATCGACGGCGGGCGGCTCGTCGCGGACCAGGACGTCGCCGACTTCTCCCGCACCCGGCTGCGCCCACGCGTCGCCGTCCGGACTCCGCACGCGGCCCGGCTGGCCGCGGTCGTCGCCCGCGAGGCGCGTGCGGGGCGACGCTCCGTCGAGGTGGTGACCGAGGCGAGCAGCCGTCTGTCGGTGTACGGCAGCAGTTGTGCCGAGATCGGGGACACGGCGTTCAGGCACGGCGTCCCCGTTCATCAACTCGCCGACGAGACCGGCGACACCGGACCTGTCGTCACCGGTGACGCGGGGGCCGTGCCGCGGCGGGCCTCGTCCGTCGCCCGCTCCGAACCGCCGCCGCCGATCCCGGTGCGCCCCGCCCGGGGACCGCTGCGTCCGCTGCGCTACGAACTGCGCCGCCTGCTGGGCGTCAGGACAACGGCCATGATCACGGCCACCGTTCTGCTCGCGTCGGCCGGACTCGCCGTCCTGCTCGCCCGCGCCGACGGGACGCCGCTGCCGCACCTGCTGGCCGCGTGGCCCGCTCTGCTGCCGTTGCCTCCGGCCGCGCTCGGTGCCGGACTGATCGGGGCCCTCTCCTTCGGGGACGAGTTCCGCTACCCGGCGCTGGCCGCAGGCCGTGGGACGGTTCCCCGGCGCCTCGGACTGCTCCTCGCGAAGCTGGCCGTCACGGCCGGTACCGCCCTCCTGCTCGCGCTGCTCGTGGTGCTGTGCGACGCCCAGGCCATTCGCCTCGTGTACGGCGAGGAACTGATCAAGGTCCCGGCGAACCTCGCCCCGCTCGCGGCGAGTTGGGCGGGCCTCACCGTCGGCTGCGCCTGGGCCGGCCTGCTGGCCGCGGGGATCTTCAGGGTGGCGGGCGCCGGAGTCGCCGCGGTGCTGGCTGTTCCGGTGCTCATCGTGCCGCTCGTCCGGAAGGTGCTGGAGGGCCCGGCGGCACGGTCGGCCGCGGGGCTCCCGGGAAGGCTGCGGGAGCTGGCCTGGTGGCAACTGCCGCACGAGGCGGACAGATGGGTCCTGGCGGTCGTGCGGGTGGTGGCACAGCCCGTGGGGACGGCGCTCGCCCTGTCGCTGTCGGCCCTGATCTGCGCGTATCTGTTCACCAGCCTTCGAGGCAGGGCGCGTTGGTGA
- a CDS encoding FadR/GntR family transcriptional regulator — MSTLAHTMMTAARSADSGLAGSGELDRYPYTEAPAGERAAIRSWGGPDSELGRASRRGAASRGRGLHGQLVQQLGQMIVSGDLGADRPLVPEEIGQRFEVSRTVVRESLRVLEAKGLVSARPNVGTRVRPVSDWNLLDPDIIEWRAFGPQRDDQRRELAELRWTIEPLAARLAAGHGREDIQQRLGDMVEIMGHALGQGDAITFSRADAEFHSLLIQAAGNRMLEHLSGIVSAALHVSGGPVTGCDRPAEASLAHHARIVEALASGDSAAAETAMRQLLVVHPEVERVVPAPREH; from the coding sequence GTGAGTACCCTTGCGCACACCATGATGACCGCCGCCCGCTCCGCCGACTCCGGCCTCGCCGGCTCGGGCGAACTCGACCGCTACCCCTACACGGAGGCGCCGGCCGGCGAGCGCGCCGCGATCCGCTCGTGGGGCGGACCCGATTCCGAGCTGGGGCGGGCGAGCCGACGCGGGGCTGCCAGCCGAGGACGTGGCCTCCACGGCCAACTCGTTCAGCAGCTGGGCCAGATGATCGTTTCCGGAGATCTCGGCGCCGATCGCCCGCTCGTTCCCGAGGAGATCGGTCAGCGTTTCGAGGTCTCCCGTACTGTCGTGCGTGAGTCCCTGCGCGTGCTGGAGGCCAAGGGCCTGGTCAGCGCGCGTCCCAATGTCGGTACGCGGGTGCGTCCGGTCAGTGACTGGAATCTGCTGGACCCCGACATCATCGAATGGAGGGCCTTCGGTCCCCAGCGTGACGACCAGCGTCGCGAGCTGGCCGAGCTCCGCTGGACGATCGAGCCGCTCGCGGCCCGGCTGGCGGCCGGGCATGGACGTGAGGACATCCAGCAGCGGCTCGGCGACATGGTCGAGATCATGGGCCACGCGCTGGGGCAGGGGGACGCGATCACGTTCTCCCGGGCGGATGCGGAATTCCACTCCCTGCTCATCCAGGCCGCGGGCAACCGGATGCTGGAGCACCTCTCCGGCATCGTCTCGGCGGCGCTGCATGTCTCCGGAGGACCCGTCACTGGCTGTGACCGCCCGGCCGAGGCGTCGCTCGCCCACCACGCCCGGATCGTCGAAGCCCTCGCCTCCGGCGATTCCGCGGCCGCCGAGACGGCCATGCGCCAACTGCTCGTCGTTCACCCCGAGGTGGAGCGGGTGGTTCCCGCGCCGCGCGAGCACTGA
- a CDS encoding RNA polymerase sigma factor, translating to MSASTSRTLPPEIAESESVMALIERGKADGQIAGDDVRRAFEADQIPPTQWKNVLRSLNQILEEEGVTLMVSAAESPKRARKSVAAKSPVKRTATKTVAAKTTVTRTVAASAAQTAESADAVADDATAAAPAKKTAAKKTAAKKTAAKKTAAKKTATKKSGKQDDELLDGDEAAEEVKVGKGEEEEGEGENKGFVLSDDDEDDAPAQQVAVAGATADPVKDYLKQIGKVPLLNAEQEVELAKRIEAGLFAEDKLANSDKLAPKLKRELEIIAEDGRRAKNHLLEANLRLVVSLAKRYTGRGMLFLDLIQEGNLGLIRAVEKFDYTKGYKFSTYATWWIRQAITRAMADQARTIRIPVHMVEVINKLARVQRQMLQDLGREPTPEELAKELDMTPEKVIEVQKYGREPISLHTPLGEDGDSEFGDLIEDSEAVVPADAVSFTLLQEQLHSVLDTLSEREAGVVSMRFGLTDGQPKTLDEIGKVYGVTRERIRQIESKTMSKLRHPSRSQVLRDYLD from the coding sequence GTGTCGGCCAGCACATCCCGTACGCTCCCGCCGGAGATCGCCGAGTCCGAGTCTGTGATGGCGCTCATCGAGCGGGGAAAGGCTGATGGGCAGATCGCCGGCGATGACGTGCGTCGGGCCTTCGAGGCTGACCAGATTCCGCCAACCCAGTGGAAGAATGTTCTGCGCAGCCTCAACCAGATCCTCGAGGAAGAGGGTGTGACGCTGATGGTCAGTGCCGCGGAGTCGCCGAAGCGCGCCCGCAAGAGCGTCGCAGCGAAGAGCCCGGTCAAGCGCACCGCCACCAAGACCGTCGCGGCCAAGACGACCGTGACGAGGACCGTCGCGGCCTCCGCCGCCCAGACGGCCGAGAGTGCGGACGCGGTGGCCGACGACGCCACAGCGGCCGCTCCCGCGAAGAAGACAGCAGCCAAGAAGACCGCTGCCAAGAAGACCGCCGCGAAGAAGACGGCGGCCAAGAAGACAGCGACGAAGAAGTCCGGCAAGCAGGACGACGAGCTCCTCGACGGTGACGAGGCGGCCGAGGAAGTCAAGGTCGGCAAGGGTGAGGAAGAGGAGGGCGAGGGCGAGAACAAGGGCTTCGTCCTCTCCGATGACGACGAGGACGACGCACCTGCCCAGCAGGTCGCCGTCGCCGGCGCCACGGCCGACCCGGTCAAGGACTACCTGAAGCAGATCGGCAAGGTTCCGCTCCTCAACGCCGAGCAGGAGGTCGAGCTCGCCAAGCGCATCGAGGCGGGTCTCTTCGCCGAGGACAAGCTGGCGAACTCGGACAAGCTCGCGCCGAAGCTCAAGCGCGAGCTGGAGATCATCGCCGAGGACGGGCGCCGCGCCAAGAACCACCTGCTGGAGGCCAACCTCCGGCTCGTGGTCTCGCTGGCCAAGCGCTACACCGGTCGCGGCATGCTCTTCCTGGACCTGATCCAGGAGGGCAACCTCGGCCTGATCCGTGCCGTCGAGAAGTTCGACTACACCAAGGGCTACAAGTTCTCCACGTACGCCACCTGGTGGATCCGTCAGGCGATCACCCGCGCCATGGCGGACCAGGCCCGCACCATCCGTATCCCGGTGCACATGGTCGAGGTCATCAACAAGCTCGCGCGCGTCCAGCGCCAGATGCTCCAGGACCTGGGCCGTGAGCCCACCCCGGAGGAGCTGGCCAAGGAGCTCGACATGACCCCCGAGAAGGTCATCGAGGTCCAGAAGTACGGTCGTGAGCCGATCTCCCTCCACACCCCGCTGGGTGAGGACGGTGACAGCGAGTTCGGTGACCTGATCGAGGACTCCGAGGCGGTCGTTCCGGCCGACGCGGTCAGCTTCACGCTCCTCCAGGAGCAGCTGCACTCGGTGCTCGACACCCTCTCGGAGCGTGAGGCCGGCGTGGTCTCGATGCGTTTCGGTCTGACCGACGGCCAGCCGAAGACGCTGGACGAGATCGGCAAGGTCTACGGCGTGACGCGTGAGCGCATCCGTCAGATCGAGTCGAAGACGATGTCGAAGCTTCGTCACCCCTCGCGTTCCCAGGTGCTGCGCGACTACCTCGACTAG
- a CDS encoding serine protease has translation MFRTVVRALPGVLALTAVTAVVPPGTPASAAVGGIIIGGQPASVADSPWVVAVSSRDRFGGTRAGQFCGGVAVAPTKVLTAAHCLSGEVLGGDVADVDDLRIISGRDRLRDSSGQEIAVRASWVNPGYDRDSNAGDLAVLTLAAPLPESSVIRMAPESDNAYAAGTGAVVYGWGDKSGSGAYASALRSAEVELLPDSTCERAYPGGPEGTYEASAMVCAGDPEGGHDACQGDSGGPLVARGRLVGLVSWGSGCGRADSPGVYTRVSAAMRWAAGRI, from the coding sequence ATGTTCCGTACCGTCGTCCGTGCCCTGCCCGGGGTACTCGCCCTGACCGCCGTGACGGCCGTGGTGCCGCCCGGAACCCCCGCCTCGGCCGCCGTGGGCGGCATCATCATCGGCGGACAGCCCGCCTCCGTGGCGGACAGCCCCTGGGTCGTGGCCGTGTCGAGCCGTGACCGGTTCGGAGGAACGCGCGCAGGTCAGTTCTGCGGCGGGGTGGCGGTGGCTCCGACGAAGGTGCTGACGGCGGCCCACTGCCTGAGCGGTGAGGTGCTCGGCGGGGACGTGGCCGACGTGGACGATCTGCGGATCATCTCGGGCCGGGACCGGCTGCGCGACTCCAGCGGTCAGGAGATCGCCGTACGGGCGTCATGGGTCAATCCCGGATACGACCGGGACTCCAACGCGGGTGATCTCGCGGTGCTCACTCTGGCGGCCCCGTTGCCGGAGAGCAGCGTGATCAGGATGGCTCCGGAGAGTGACAACGCCTACGCGGCCGGTACCGGTGCCGTCGTCTACGGGTGGGGCGACAAGAGCGGCAGCGGTGCCTACGCGTCGGCTCTGCGCTCCGCCGAGGTCGAGCTTCTGCCGGACAGCACGTGCGAGCGTGCCTACCCGGGCGGCCCGGAGGGCACGTACGAGGCCTCAGCGATGGTCTGCGCGGGCGATCCGGAGGGCGGGCACGATGCCTGCCAGGGGGACAGCGGCGGGCCTCTGGTGGCCCGTGGGCGGCTTGTCGGCCTGGTCTCCTGGGGCAGCGGCTGCGGGCGCGCCGACAGCCCCGGGGTCTACACCCGGGTCTCCGCGGCCATGCGCTGGGCGGCCGGCCGGATCTGA
- a CDS encoding type IIA DNA topoisomerase subunit B, whose translation MTADTSVPSTALLTGAGGVVDRDSSNYTARHLLVLEGLEAVRKRPGMYIGSTDSRGLMHCLWEIIDNSVDEALGGYCDNIEVILHDDSSVEVRDNGRGIPVDVEPKTGLSGIEVVMTKLHAGGKFGGGSYAASGGLHGVGASVVNALSARLDVEVDRNSATHSISFRRGVPGMFTEQGPDSPFDPANGLRKGKRVPKTRTGTRVRYWADRQIFLKDAKLNLETLYQRARQTAFLVPGLTIVVRDERGIDGEGKTEETFRFDGGISEFCEYLAQDKAVCDVQRLTGTGTFKETVPVLDDRGHMTPTEVTRELGVDIALRWGTGYDTNIKSFVNIIATPKGGTHVTGFERSLTKTVNEVLRSAKLLRVAEDDVVKDDALEGLTAVVTVRLAEPQFEGQTKEVLGTSAANRIVANVVAKELKAFLTSTKRDAKAQARSVLEKAVAAARTRIAARQHKDAQRRKTALESSSLPAKLADCRSDDVDRSELFIVEGDSALGTAKLARNSEFQALLPIRGKILNVQKSSVSDMLKNAECGAIIQVIGAGSGRTFDIDSARYGKIVLLVDADVDGAHIRCLLLTLFQRYMRPMVEAGRVFAAVPPLHRIELVQPKKGQDKYIYTYSDGELRQTLLELQRKNVRFKDSIQRYKGLGEMDADQLAETTMDPRHRTLRRINIGDLESSEHVFDLLMGNEVAPRKEFITSSAATLDRSRIDA comes from the coding sequence GTGACCGCCGATACGTCCGTGCCGTCCACTGCGCTGCTGACCGGAGCAGGCGGCGTCGTAGACAGGGACAGCTCCAACTACACCGCGCGGCACCTTCTCGTACTCGAAGGGCTCGAGGCGGTCCGCAAGCGCCCCGGGATGTACATCGGGTCCACCGACAGCCGCGGTCTCATGCACTGCCTCTGGGAGATCATCGACAACTCCGTCGACGAGGCCCTCGGCGGCTACTGCGACAACATCGAGGTGATCCTCCACGACGACTCGTCCGTCGAGGTCCGCGACAACGGTCGTGGCATCCCGGTCGACGTGGAGCCCAAGACCGGTCTCTCCGGCATCGAAGTCGTCATGACCAAGCTGCACGCCGGCGGCAAGTTCGGCGGCGGCTCCTACGCCGCCTCGGGCGGCCTGCACGGTGTGGGCGCCTCCGTCGTCAACGCCCTCTCCGCCCGCCTGGACGTCGAGGTCGACCGCAACAGCGCGACCCACTCCATCAGCTTCCGGCGCGGGGTCCCCGGCATGTTCACCGAGCAGGGGCCGGACAGCCCGTTCGATCCGGCCAACGGCCTGCGCAAGGGGAAGCGGGTTCCGAAGACCCGTACCGGTACCCGGGTGAGGTACTGGGCCGACCGGCAGATCTTCCTCAAGGACGCCAAGCTCAACCTGGAGACCCTGTACCAGCGGGCCCGCCAGACGGCGTTCCTCGTCCCCGGCCTCACGATCGTCGTGCGCGACGAGCGGGGGATCGACGGCGAGGGCAAGACGGAGGAGACATTCCGCTTCGACGGCGGGATCAGTGAATTCTGCGAGTACCTGGCCCAGGACAAGGCCGTCTGCGACGTCCAGCGCCTGACCGGCACAGGTACGTTCAAGGAGACCGTCCCGGTCCTGGACGACCGCGGTCACATGACCCCGACCGAGGTCACCCGGGAACTGGGGGTGGACATCGCGCTGCGCTGGGGCACCGGCTACGACACCAACATCAAGTCCTTCGTCAACATCATCGCCACCCCCAAGGGCGGCACACATGTGACCGGATTCGAGCGCTCCCTCACCAAGACGGTCAACGAGGTGCTGCGCTCCGCCAAACTGCTGCGCGTGGCCGAGGACGACGTCGTCAAGGACGACGCGCTGGAGGGCCTCACCGCGGTCGTCACCGTACGGCTCGCGGAGCCGCAGTTCGAAGGGCAGACGAAGGAGGTGCTCGGCACCTCGGCGGCCAACCGGATCGTCGCCAATGTGGTGGCCAAGGAACTCAAGGCCTTCCTGACCTCGACCAAGCGGGACGCCAAGGCCCAGGCCAGGTCGGTGCTGGAGAAGGCGGTGGCAGCCGCCCGTACGCGCATCGCGGCCCGCCAGCACAAGGACGCGCAGCGCCGCAAGACCGCGCTGGAGTCCTCGTCACTGCCCGCCAAGCTCGCCGACTGCCGCAGCGACGACGTGGACCGCAGCGAGCTCTTCATCGTGGAGGGCGACTCGGCCCTCGGTACGGCCAAGCTGGCCCGGAACAGCGAATTCCAGGCTCTGCTGCCGATCCGGGGCAAGATTCTCAATGTCCAGAAGTCATCCGTCTCGGACATGCTCAAGAACGCCGAGTGCGGCGCCATCATCCAGGTCATAGGGGCAGGGTCCGGACGGACCTTCGACATCGACTCCGCCCGCTACGGCAAGATCGTTCTGCTGGTGGACGCCGATGTCGACGGTGCCCACATCCGGTGTCTGCTGCTGACCCTGTTCCAGCGGTACATGCGGCCGATGGTCGAGGCGGGACGGGTCTTCGCCGCGGTGCCCCCACTGCACCGGATCGAACTCGTCCAGCCCAAGAAGGGGCAGGACAAGTACATCTACACCTACTCCGACGGCGAGCTGCGCCAGACACTGCTGGAGCTCCAGCGCAAGAACGTCCGGTTCAAGGATTCGATCCAGCGCTACAAGGGCCTCGGCGAGATGGACGCCGACCAGCTGGCGGAGACCACGATGGATCCCCGTCACCGCACGCTGCGCCGGATCAACATCGGGGACCTCGAGTCCTCCGAGCACGTCTTCGACCTGCTGATGGGCAACGAGGTCGCCCCCCGCAAGGAGTTCATCACCAGCTCGGCGGCGACCCTGGACCGCTCGCGCATCGACGCCTGA